GAGTACTATGCCTCGTATAGTCAGTTACCAGACGATCATATTCACCATCCATTAGGGGAGATGAAATTATGAAATCGGCGGAAGCTCGATTACAAGCAATCGGAATGTTCCATACCACCGCCATTCGCAAGAGTGCCTTGACATCGGGATCATGGGGCTGTGGTTCGAGCGGATCCCAAAAGAAGATCAGCATATTTATCTCCCCCTCAGCTATTTTGGCGCCGATTTGTTGATCTCCACCCAATGGACCACTGTTGAATTTCGTGATTTCAAAACCAAGCTCGCGTTCCAGTATCGTGCCGGTGGTGCCCGTAG
This portion of the Pseudomonadota bacterium genome encodes:
- a CDS encoding methylglyoxal synthase, encoding MANKRFTMKHDKKIALVAHDNMKRDLVEWAKYNRDLLAHHKVYATGTTGTILERELGFEITKFNSGPLGGDQQIGAKIAEGEINMLIFFWDPLEPQPHDPDVKALLRMAVVWNIPIACNRASADFIISSPLMDGEYDRLVTDYTRHSTREVGKKAKQ